A segment of the Aureimonas sp. SA4125 genome:
ATCGCCTCGTTGCCCTGGACGATGCCCGCCGGCTCGAAGCGCGTGAAGGTGAAGGCCTCGACATACTCCTCCAGCGGCACGCCGAACTGCAGGCCGAGCGAGATGGCGATGGCGAAATTGTTCATCATCGCGCGGAAGGCGGCGCCTTCCTTGTGCATGTCGATGAAGATCTCGCCGATGCGGCCGTCGTCGTATTCGCCGGTGCGCAGGTAGACCTTGTGGCCGCCGACGATCGCCTTCTGGGTGTAGCCCTTGCGCCGGTTCGGCAGCTTCTCGCGGTCGCGGATCACCTTCTCGACGATCCGCTCGACGATGCGCTCGGCGACTTCCGCCGCACGCGCCGCGGCAGGAGCGGCGATCAGCATCTCGGTCGCGGTGGCGACGAGATCCTCCTCGTCGTCGACATCGTCTGATATGAGCGAGGAGTTCAGCGGCTGCGAGAGCTTCGAGCCGTCGCGGTAGAGGGCGTTGGCCTTCAGCGCCAGCTTCCACGACAGCATGTAGGCGGCGTTGCAGTCCTCGACGGTCGCGTCGTTGGGCATGTTGATGGTCTTGGAGATCGCCCCGGAAATGAAGGGCTGGGCGGCCGCCATCATCTTGATGTGGCTGTCGACCGAGAGGTAGCGCTTGCCGATGCGCCCGCAGGGGGTGGCGCAATCGAAGACGGGCAGGTGCTTGTCCTTCAGGAACGGCGCGCCCTCGAGCGTCATGGCGCCGCAGACATGGACATTGGCGGCCTCGATGTCGCCCTTGGAGAAGCCGAGGAAGGGCAGCATTTCGAAGGCGAAATCGTTCAGCTGCGCGTCGGTCATGCCGAGCGTCTTCTTGCAGAACTCCTCGCCGAGGGTCCACTTGTTGAAGGCGAACTTGATGTCGAAGGCGCTCTTCAGCGCCGTGTTCAGCGCCTCGATCTCGGCCGGGCCGAAACCCTTGGCGCGCAACGAGGCCGAGTTGATCGCCGGGGCCTGGTTGAGATTGCCGTGGCCGACCGCATAGGCCTCCATCTCGCCGATCTCGGCTTCCGAGTATCCAAGTGTGCGCAGCGCGGCGGGGACCGCATTGTTGATGATCTTGAAGTATCCGCCGCCGGCGAGCTTCTTGAACTTCACCAGCGCGAAGTCGGGCTCGATGCCGGTGGTGTCGCAGTCCATCACGAGACCGATCGTGCCGGTCGGCGCGATGACCGAGACCTGGGCATTGCGAAAGCCGTGCTTGACGCCGAGCTCGACCGCCTCGGTCCACGCCGCCTTGGCGCGGCCCGACAGGCGCTTGTCCTTCAGCGAGGAATGGTCGAGCGGCACCGGTTCGACGGCGAGGCCCTCATAGCCGTTGGCGATGCCATGCGCGGCACGGGCATGGTTGCGCATCACCCGCAGCATGTGGTCGGCATTGCGCTCGTAGTCGGGGAAGGTGCCGAGCTTTTCGGCCATCTCCGCCGAGGTGGCATAGGCAACGCCCGTCATCAGCGCCGAGACGGCACCGCAGATCGAACGGCCTTCGGCCGAGTCGTAGGGAATGCCGGAGGTCATCAGGAAGCCGCCGATATTGGCGAAGCCGAGTCCGAGGGTGCGGTAGTCGTAGGAGCGCTGGGCGATCTCCTTGGAGGGGAACTGCGCCATCAGGACGGAGATCTCGAGCACCACCGTCCACAGCCGCGTCGCATGTTCGAAGGCTTCCGTCTCGAAGCGCCCGCCCTCTTCGCGGAACTGCAGGAGGTTCAGCGAGGCGAGGTTGCAGGCCGTGTCGTCGAGGAACATGTATTCCGAGCACGGATTGGAGGCGATGATCTCGCCGGCCGCCGGGCAGGTGTGCCAGTCGTTGATGGTGGTGTGGAACTGGATGCCGGGATCGGCCGAGGCCCAGGCGGCATAGCCGACGCGCTCCCAGAGGTCGCGGGCCTGCAGCGTCTTGACGGTGCGGCCGTCCTTGCGGGCGGTGAGGTTCCACGGCCCGTCATCCTCGACGGCGCGCAGGAATTCGTCGGTGACGCGGACGGAATTGTTGGAGTTCTGGCCGGCGACGGTCAGATAGGCTTCGGAATCCCAGTCGGTGTCGAAGACGGGGAAGTCGATGTCGGTGTAGCCCTGCCGAGCGAACTGGATGACGCGCTTGATGTAGTTCTCGGGTACCTGGCTCCGCTTGGCGTCCTTGACGGCGCGCTTCAGCGCCGGGTTCTGCATCGGGTCGAAGCGAACCTCCTCGGGCTCGGGTCCGTCGACGCAGGCGGCGAGGATCAGCTTCAGGTGTTTGGAGACCACGCGCGAGCCGGTGACGAGGGCGGCGACCTTTTCCTCCTCCTTCACCTTCCACGAGATGTAGGCCTCGATGTCGGGGTGATCAATGTCGACGACGACCATCTTGGCGGCGCGGCGCGTGGTGCCGCCCGACTTGATCGCGCCGGCGGCGCGGTCGCCGATCTTCAGAAAGCTCATCAGGCCCGACGATTTCCCGCCGCCCGACAGCCGCTCGCCTTCGCCGCGCAGGCGCGAGAAATT
Coding sequences within it:
- a CDS encoding vitamin B12-dependent ribonucleotide reductase, which encodes MKIDRRYTKAGEGAYASVAFRQATSEIRNPDGSVVFRLEGIDVPAQFSQVASDILAQKYFRKAGIPARLKRVEENDVPSWLWRSVADEVALEALPEKERYGSEMDARQVFDRLAGTWTYWGWKGGYFAAEEDARAFMDELAFMLATQKVAPNSPQWFNTGLHWAYGIDGPGQGHFYVDYLTGELTRSTSAYEHPQPHACFIQSVADDLVNDGGIMDLWVREARLFKYGSGTGSNFSRLRGEGERLSGGGKSSGLMSFLKIGDRAAGAIKSGGTTRRAAKMVVVDIDHPDIEAYISWKVKEEEKVAALVTGSRVVSKHLKLILAACVDGPEPEEVRFDPMQNPALKRAVKDAKRSQVPENYIKRVIQFARQGYTDIDFPVFDTDWDSEAYLTVAGQNSNNSVRVTDEFLRAVEDDGPWNLTARKDGRTVKTLQARDLWERVGYAAWASADPGIQFHTTINDWHTCPAAGEIIASNPCSEYMFLDDTACNLASLNLLQFREEGGRFETEAFEHATRLWTVVLEISVLMAQFPSKEIAQRSYDYRTLGLGFANIGGFLMTSGIPYDSAEGRSICGAVSALMTGVAYATSAEMAEKLGTFPDYERNADHMLRVMRNHARAAHGIANGYEGLAVEPVPLDHSSLKDKRLSGRAKAAWTEAVELGVKHGFRNAQVSVIAPTGTIGLVMDCDTTGIEPDFALVKFKKLAGGGYFKIINNAVPAALRTLGYSEAEIGEMEAYAVGHGNLNQAPAINSASLRAKGFGPAEIEALNTALKSAFDIKFAFNKWTLGEEFCKKTLGMTDAQLNDFAFEMLPFLGFSKGDIEAANVHVCGAMTLEGAPFLKDKHLPVFDCATPCGRIGKRYLSVDSHIKMMAAAQPFISGAISKTINMPNDATVEDCNAAYMLSWKLALKANALYRDGSKLSQPLNSSLISDDVDDEEDLVATATEMLIAAPAAARAAEVAERIVERIVEKVIRDREKLPNRRKGYTQKAIVGGHKVYLRTGEYDDGRIGEIFIDMHKEGAAFRAMMNNFAIAISLGLQFGVPLEEYVEAFTFTRFEPAGIVQGNEAIKNATSILDYVFRELAVSYLGRHDLAHVQPEDFGTSTIGRGVEGDKPSPVSHGMVRGQTAKFRLVGTGEPAGSLGTAAPKGATPATATILRGPSAGSAAPLPAAVAPAASPAPAAPAANVTSLSARSGAGAAASGKLATAFKRDFEPLTQPAPIADVSPAQGLFDSPLAFPASDRDKAQVEAAPRPSANERRAEAMMKGYTGESCSECANFTMVRNGTCLKCDTCGSTSGCS